The Acidisarcina polymorpha genome includes the window ATCTCCAGGATGTGTTCTTGCTTGAAGCCGGCATCCAGGAAGGTTTGCATCTCTGCAGCAGAGATGTGTCCACGCTTCTCGATGAACTGGCGTGCGAGGACGGAAAGAGCTGCGTGTCTTGGTTGACTTGGCAGTCGACGCTCCCGGATGGCCTTAACGTCTTCGTTCGACACGTGATTCCGGAGGGCCAAGGTGCTGTGAAAGGCAACAGCCCAGGCGGAGGCATTGGCAACCGCGTCCGTAAGCAGGACGACCTGTATCTCGTCTTCGGCGAAACTGCCACTGTGCACATTTGCAAAAACGGCAGCAAAGGCCTTCATCAAGACAGGAGAGTTCGCAATCGCGCCCGCGACGTTGGGGATAAAACCGAACCCGTCCTGCAACTGCTGCAGGGCAGGCTTCGACGCTGCAGGGGCAGAGCTGGGTGTATGAATGGGAAAGGTATGCATGGATACTCCTTGAGTTGACAAAATCCTGACCGGATCAACAGGTTATTCGGACTTTTCTGCGAGAGCAGTTACGGTGGGAATTAGGTCGATCCCGCCTTTGGCCTGTTCCGTCCCAGGAACACCGAAGTGGATCCAACCGCTGTTCAGACTGTCGACCATCTCTATATAGGCACCGGAGCGATCGCCAGGCATGCCGTTCTGGGCTAGTGTGTCGACCCACTGTTCCCGAGGCACGGCGACCGCAGTGACGGGCCGACCCGTCGCCGCTGCAAGCGCGGCAGCTGCGTCCTCGCTCGAGTAAGAAGCGGGGCCGGAGATTTCAATAAATCGATTACGATGCCAGGACTGCAGCAGTGTTTGCGCACCTATGACGCCGACATCCTTTGTGGCAACCATCGCGTAAGGACGCTTGAGCGGCTGATAGAAGGAGAAATAATTGCCAGAGGAACGAGCACCGGAGAGGCTGTACACAAGGTTCTCCATAAACCAGGCGGGGCGAAGAAACGCACCGGGAACCCCTGTGTCTGCCAGCTCCTGTTCGAGAATGCGATTTGGAGTGATCAAACCGAGACCTGAGGGCTGCTCAGCACCCCAGGAAGAAAGAAAGACAGCCCTGGGCGGCTTGGCTGCGATGATCGCCTTCTTGATGGCCGCGATGCGGGCCACGCTATCCGGAAAGCCGGGCTCAGGAACCATGTTTGGCGGGATCATGATGAAAACGCCTTCGACTCCGCGGAAGGCTTCGATTAGGAGATCGTCGTAGTTCGAGGGGACGACTTCGACGCCTCGACCCTGCCACGCCTGCGCTTTAGAAAGATCGCGGACGATACCACGAACCTGTTCTCCGTGCTGCAGAAGCGTATCTGCGACTGCTCCGCCTACATTACCGGTGATTCCCATCACTGCAAACATGTGTGCCTCCTTGGGGTTGATGTTGGATGACTTACAAGCCCTGGCGGTGATCGCATTCCGATGCACGACCTCGGCCGCTTACTTTGCGTAGATTTCGTTCGAATTTGAGTCCTGCCAACCTTTGCCCTGATACTCCAGCAGATATGCAGTCTTCTCGGCTGCTTCCCGCCCGTAGTAGCGCTCTATGACTCGAATCGCGAGATCGATGCCGGACGAGAGCCCGCCTGCGCTGGCGAGATTGCCGTCTTCCACGAACCTGGCTCCGCGCTTCAGGTGGATATCGGGGTACCGCGCCTCAAATCGTGCATATGCGTTATGGAAGGTGGTGGCGGATCTTCCGGCCAACAAGCCTGTATCGGCCAGAACGAAAGCACCGACGCAGACCGCCATGGTGACATCGGTTGCCCTGGTGACGGATCGAATCCACGCCAGCATGGCTTCGTTCGCTCCGCCCTGTGCGGGGATGACGACGACCTTGGGTGGCGGCGCGGTTTCGAAGGTGTAGTTGGGAATGATCTTCATCCCGCCGCTTGCAGTAATCGGCTCAAGAGTCTCAGCGACGGTATAGGTTTCGAATACCTTTCCTTGATGGCCGGGAAGATCGGCGGAGTTGAAGACCTCCCACGGTCCACAGAAATCAATGATCACTACACCCTGGGAGATAGGAAAGGCTACCGGTATAACCCGCACTGCGGTAGGGTTAGCGGATTTGATCTGTCTTTCAGTTGATGTTCGGGTGCGCCGCTGCCAGGGTCCGTGCTCGTCGCAGCTAACACTGTCTCCGTTGGGAGTGACGAGATAACCGGGCCATGACCGAAGGCCGCAGAGCGTGGGAGCAACGTTCGCCTATTCATAGGTATGAGTCTGCGCCCGTGCTAGGATGGCGTAAAGGACGTTGTTCCCTCTAATTGCGCCATGGCTAAAGAGATCGGCTTTCTACTTTATCCCGGTTACCTGCTGCTCGACTTGGCAGGTCCCATGAGTGCGTTCGCCCTGGCAGAGCGTTACAGCCAGCAAATGCCGTATCGCATGCGCATGGTGTCGGTGCCGGGCGGCCCAATCAGCAATAGCTTCGGACTGTCCGTTGAAACTTCTTCCCTGAATCGGAAGCGCTTTGACACTCTTATTGTGGTTGGAGGCGCGCGTTGGCTGCTCAAGCCGTCGGACAGCGCTGCAATTCGATCTGCATCGTCGAAGACAAGGCGTACGGCGAGCGTTTGCACAGGAGCTTTTGTTCTGGCGCAATGTGGGTTGTTAGATGGACTGCGTGTCACGACTCATTGGCGAAGAGCGGCCGAGTTACAGCGTGAGCATGGAGCAGTGCGCGTAGAAAGCGACGCAATCTTCATCAAAGATGGCCGCGTCTGGACTTCCGCAGGCGTGACCGCCGGTATCGATCTGGCGCTCGCCATGATTGAGGAGGACTACGGTGCCGCTATAGCTCTTGAGGTCTCTAGGGAGTTGGTGGTTTATTACCGCAGGCCCGGCGGCCAATCACAATTCTCCACAATGTCTGAAATTGCACCCGAAACAGACCGCATCAGGATTGCCCTGAGCTATGCGAGGGAACACCTGACGCAATCGCTCTCGTTGGAGCGGCTCGCGGAAGTTGCCCACTTGAGCCCTCGCCAGTTCGGCAGATTGTTCAAGGCTGAAACAGGTGAGACGCCGGCCAAGGCCGTGGAACGGCTAAGAGCGGAGGTTGCACGAAATCGGGTTGAGAATGACACGGAGCCAGTGG containing:
- a CDS encoding NmrA family NAD(P)-binding protein; translated protein: MFAVMGITGNVGGAVADTLLQHGEQVRGIVRDLSKAQAWQGRGVEVVPSNYDDLLIEAFRGVEGVFIMIPPNMVPEPGFPDSVARIAAIKKAIIAAKPPRAVFLSSWGAEQPSGLGLITPNRILEQELADTGVPGAFLRPAWFMENLVYSLSGARSSGNYFSFYQPLKRPYAMVATKDVGVIGAQTLLQSWHRNRFIEISGPASYSSEDAAAALAAATGRPVTAVAVPREQWVDTLAQNGMPGDRSGAYIEMVDSLNSGWIHFGVPGTEQAKGGIDLIPTVTALAEKSE
- a CDS encoding DJ-1/PfpI family protein; this encodes MRVIPVAFPISQGVVIIDFCGPWEVFNSADLPGHQGKVFETYTVAETLEPITASGGMKIIPNYTFETAPPPKVVVIPAQGGANEAMLAWIRSVTRATDVTMAVCVGAFVLADTGLLAGRSATTFHNAYARFEARYPDIHLKRGARFVEDGNLASAGGLSSGIDLAIRVIERYYGREAAEKTAYLLEYQGKGWQDSNSNEIYAK
- a CDS encoding GlxA family transcriptional regulator; translated protein: MAKEIGFLLYPGYLLLDLAGPMSAFALAERYSQQMPYRMRMVSVPGGPISNSFGLSVETSSLNRKRFDTLIVVGGARWLLKPSDSAAIRSASSKTRRTASVCTGAFVLAQCGLLDGLRVTTHWRRAAELQREHGAVRVESDAIFIKDGRVWTSAGVTAGIDLALAMIEEDYGAAIALEVSRELVVYYRRPGGQSQFSTMSEIAPETDRIRIALSYAREHLTQSLSLERLAEVAHLSPRQFGRLFKAETGETPAKAVERLRAEVARNRVENDTEPVESIASAVGFYDPERMRRTFVRLYGEPPQSLRRKARRGS
- a CDS encoding carboxymuconolactone decarboxylase family protein, translating into MHTFPIHTPSSAPAASKPALQQLQDGFGFIPNVAGAIANSPVLMKAFAAVFANVHSGSFAEDEIQVVLLTDAVANASAWAVAFHSTLALRNHVSNEDVKAIRERRLPSQPRHAALSVLARQFIEKRGHISAAEMQTFLDAGFKQEHILEILTIIAASTITNYAATVANPPLEPQFQEQSWNPEA